CTCGGGTGCGGAACGTATCCGTGACCGGGCGCGCTCCACTGCTGCCGTCGAGGCTGTGGGTCGCCGGACGACGGCGTGAAGTGAGCCCGCGACGCGGGCGGAACGACCCCGGCGGTTCGGTCGAGGACCGGACCGCCCACGCCCTTGTCGCGCGTCCGCGGGGCCCTGCGGTCAGGTACGCCGCCGCGGGCCCGCCCGCCGAGAGCCCCGCACCCGTGCCAGCGTCCTGGCAGGGGATGCCGCGCCGCACCGGATCATCCGTGCCGGACCTGCCGCGACGCACCGGATCACCCGTGCCGGACATGCCGCGCCGCACCCCGCCACCCGTGCCGGACATGCCGCGACGTACCCGACCACCCGCGCAGGACAAGCCGCGCCGCACCGGATCACCCGTGCCGGACATGCCGCGCCGCACTCCGCCACCCGCGCAGGAAATGCCGCGCCGCACCGGATCACCCATGCCGGACATGCCGAGCCGCACCCCGCCACCCGCGCCGGAAATGCCGCGACGTACCCGACCACCCGCGCAGGACAAGCCGCGACGCACCGGATCACCCGTGCCGGACATGCCGAGCCGCACCCCGCCACCCGCGCAGGACAAGACATGACGCACCCCACCCCCACCCCCACCTCCTCGCGCGGCGCCCCACCCCCCGCCCCCGAGACCGGCCTGTTCTCCCTCGCCGACCTGGCCGTGGAGACCGTCACCCGACTCGCCGAGCGCACCGTCGAGTTGCACCGGGACCCCACCGCCCACACACGCCCCCTGACCGGTGCCGCGCTCGGCATCCTGTTCGCCCTGCCGTCCACCCGCACCCGTACCGCCTTCACCGTGGCGGCCGCCCGCCTCGGCGCCGCCACCGTCGCCTACGGCCCCGGGGACCTGCACCTGTCGGCCGGTGAGGCCGTCGAGGACACCGGACGGTCGCTCGGGACCATGCTGGACGGGCTCGTCGCCCGGCCCGCCGGTTCACTCGACGACCTGCGCCGGCTCTCCCGCCACGGACATCTGCCCGTCGTCAACGCTATGACGCCGGAAGAACATCCCACGCAAGGACTCTGCGACCTGGCCACGCTGCGGCTGACACTGGGGAGCCTCGACGGGCTGCGACTCCTGTACGTGGGGGAGGGCAACGGCACCGCGACGGCGCTCGCGCTCGCCCTGTCCGGCGTCCCCGGCTGCGAGGCCACGTTCGCCTGTCCGCCCGGCCACGGCCTGCCCGACGGACTCCTGGCGACCGCGAGGGAGCGCGCCGGCCGGGCCGGGGCCACCTTCACCTGCCGTGACTCGGCCCGGTCCCTGCCGGTCGGCGTCGACGTCGTCTGCACGACCCGCCGCAGGACCACCGGCGCCGGGCAGCCCGACGGCGCGTGGCGTGAACGGTTCCGGCCGTTCCACGTCGACGAGGAGTTCATGACGCGCCGCCCCGGCGCCCTGCTCCTGCACGACCTGCCCGCGCGCCGCGGCGAGGAGGTCTCCGGCGCGGTCCTCGACGGCCCGAGGTCGGCGGCTTGGACGCAGGCCGCCATGAAGCTGAGCGGCGCGATGGCCGTCCTCGAACGGTTCACCGGCCCTCAGGCCCCGGGGACGCCCGCGGCCCCCGAGACCGCCGCCGTCTCGGACGCCGACGCCTGAGCGAGCAGGCGGACCAGCTGGGCCCTGCGGTGCACCCCGTCGAGCTTGCGGTAGATGTTGCTCAGGTGGAACTCGACGGTCTTGACGCTCAGGAAGAGGCGTTCCGCCACCTCGTGGTTGGTCAGGCCACGGCCGACCACCAGCGCGACCTGCAGCTCCTGCGGAGTGAGCCGTTCCAGGGGCGCACGCTCGGGGCGCACCTCGGTGCCGCCCGCCGCGTGCAGCTCGGCCGCGACCCGCGCCGCCCAGCCCGTCGCCCCGAGCCGCTCGAACGTGGCGAGGGCCCGCTCCAGGAGGCGCCGCGCCTCGCTGCGCCTGCCCTGCCTGCGCAGCTGCTCGCCCCACGCGAACTCGGTCCGCCCCCGCTCGAACGGCACCGGACGCTCCGAAAGCAGCGCGAGCGAGCGCCGCATGTGCCGCGACGCCGCCTCCGGGTCCCCGGGTTCCAGGAGGCCCCGGCAGCGTGCCGCCGCCCCCGCGGTGACCGGACGGTGGCCGCGTCCCGCCTCGTACTCCAGGACGTCGAGGACCTCACGCGCGTCGTCGGTCCTGCGCAGATGGACGTACGCGTCCGCGAGGTCGGCCGCCCACGTCAGATACAGGCCGTCGCCACGCCCGTACCGCTGCGAGAACGCGCGTACCTCCTCCAAGTGGTGCACCGCCTCCTCGAAACGGCCGAGGCCGAGCTCCAGGAGGCCGAGCCCGCCGAGCGCCCGCGCCGCGTCCATCGGCAACTCCGTGGAGCCCGCCCACTCCATCGCCTTCGCGGCGTGCCGCCGGCAGTCCTCCTCGCGGTTGAGCGCCGCCTCCGTCTTGACCAGCGCGGCGAGCCCGCGCGACACCTCGATCAGCTGCCCGCTGGCCTCCGCGAGCCGCACCGCCTCGTCGGCGTGGGCGAGCGACAGCGTCCAGCGGCCCCGCCAGAACTCGACGACGGACAGCGTGCACAGCAGGTGCGAGAGCAGCCCCACCGCGCTGGAGCCGCGCGCCGTGTACGCGGCCCGGTCCAGCATGCTGTGCGCCTCGTCGAGCTCCTCGGCCGCGAGGTGGCACAGGCCGCCCACCCCGGCGAGCGGGTAGGGGAAGGCGGGGTCGGGGGAGGCGAGGGGCTCCGCCAGTTCGCGCAGGAGTGCGCGGCCCGCTTCGGCGTCGCCGCCGAGCAGCAGCACCAGGGTGTGCAGCAGACGTACGGGAAGCAGCGTCTCGTGCGCGGAGTCGGCGAGCTCCATCGCCGCGGCGGAGGTGCCCCGGGCCGCGGTGAGGTCGCCGACCGCCAGCTCGGTGAGGGCGATGCCGCCGAGCATGACGGCGGCGAGCGCGGGGTCGACCTTCTCCGCCTCGTCGACGGCCGACTTGAGCAGCTCGCGGGAGCGCGTCGGGCGACCCCGCTGCACGTCGAGGTAGCAGCGGAGCTGACGGATGTCGAGCTGGGTGCCGAGCTGTTCGGCGTGCTCCAGGGCGCGGTCGAGGATCGCGGCGGCCTCGTTCAGCGAGCCCGCGGCCTGCGAGGCGCGGGCCGCGCGCAGCAGCCGCTCCGCCTTGCGCTGCCCCTCCGGGGTGAAGCGCGCGGCCCGCTCGTACAGCCGGGAGGCCAGCGGATAGGCGAGGGTCTCGGGGGCGCCGGACGCGGCGTTCTCCAGCAGGGACGCCACGTGCTCGTCGGGTTCGGCGCCGGACGCGGCCAGGTGCCAGGCGTACTGCTCCAGGGCGGGCGCGGTGGCTCCTTGCAGGGAGCGGGCGATGGCGTGGTGGGCCCGGCGCCTGCGCACCGGGGTCGCGCCGTGGTAGACCGCCGAGCGCACGAGCGGATGCCGGAAGGCGTATCCGTCGCGCTCCTCGACGACCAGGCCCGCGTCCTCCGCGGCCTCCAGCGACTCGTAACTGAGGCCGTGCGCGCGC
The sequence above is a segment of the Streptomyces sp. Je 1-369 genome. Coding sequences within it:
- a CDS encoding ornithine carbamoyltransferase, with the translated sequence MTHPTPTPTSSRGAPPPAPETGLFSLADLAVETVTRLAERTVELHRDPTAHTRPLTGAALGILFALPSTRTRTAFTVAAARLGAATVAYGPGDLHLSAGEAVEDTGRSLGTMLDGLVARPAGSLDDLRRLSRHGHLPVVNAMTPEEHPTQGLCDLATLRLTLGSLDGLRLLYVGEGNGTATALALALSGVPGCEATFACPPGHGLPDGLLATARERAGRAGATFTCRDSARSLPVGVDVVCTTRRRTTGAGQPDGAWRERFRPFHVDEEFMTRRPGALLLHDLPARRGEEVSGAVLDGPRSAAWTQAAMKLSGAMAVLERFTGPQAPGTPAAPETAAVSDADA
- a CDS encoding helix-turn-helix transcriptional regulator; this translates as MLLGRSAECARLLALIDKARGGESGALLIRGEAGIGKTSLVGYVAAQADGLLRLGTRGVEVESDLPYVGLADLLRPVLHFLDRIPERQGAALTGALALGPAVAQDRFAVAAGTLSLLGALAEEGPVLVTVDDAQWLDPYSLDALAFATRRLSREGVVVLFTARDEQEEAVSRLASVETFTLTGLDAESAHRLIAEEGTAELTPQEADRLLAEARGNPLALIELPALLAGSGAGDDAGDGSGAPLPIGEMLAHTFGSAVARLPAEAQDAMLLLAVLGTRPLAGTEAALRAHGLSYESLEAAEDAGLVVEERDGYAFRHPLVRSAVYHGATPVRRRRAHHAIARSLQGATAPALEQYAWHLAASGAEPDEHVASLLENAASGAPETLAYPLASRLYERAARFTPEGQRKAERLLRAARASQAAGSLNEAAAILDRALEHAEQLGTQLDIRQLRCYLDVQRGRPTRSRELLKSAVDEAEKVDPALAAVMLGGIALTELAVGDLTAARGTSAAAMELADSAHETLLPVRLLHTLVLLLGGDAEAGRALLRELAEPLASPDPAFPYPLAGVGGLCHLAAEELDEAHSMLDRAAYTARGSSAVGLLSHLLCTLSVVEFWRGRWTLSLAHADEAVRLAEASGQLIEVSRGLAALVKTEAALNREEDCRRHAAKAMEWAGSTELPMDAARALGGLGLLELGLGRFEEAVHHLEEVRAFSQRYGRGDGLYLTWAADLADAYVHLRRTDDAREVLDVLEYEAGRGHRPVTAGAAARCRGLLEPGDPEAASRHMRRSLALLSERPVPFERGRTEFAWGEQLRRQGRRSEARRLLERALATFERLGATGWAARVAAELHAAGGTEVRPERAPLERLTPQELQVALVVGRGLTNHEVAERLFLSVKTVEFHLSNIYRKLDGVHRRAQLVRLLAQASASETAAVSGAAGVPGA